The genomic window TGACTTCCACCTTGGACATCAATTCGGCGGCCACTTGATTGCGTTTGCCCAGGTTGATGAAACCGGCTTTGGTGTAGGGTTTCAGCGAACCGAGCGTGATGTTTTCGATGATCGAAAGGTCTTGGGCCAGGCCTTCGTTTTTGCGGTCTTCCGACAGCAGGCCAAAGCCGGCTCGCATGCGGGCTTTGACGGATTTGGCGATGCCCCGACCGTCGACGGTCACACTTCCCTGGCAACCGCTGTCGAGGGCGAACAGGGCCCTCAGCAGCTCCGTCCGTCCGGCTCCCACCAGCCCGGCGATGCCAAAGATTTCGCCGCGCCGCAGCGACAGATCCACCGCTCGCGGGTACGGCAGGCCTTGCAGCTGTTGCACGTCCACCCAGGCGTCGCCCGGTTCGTGCGGCACCGAGGGATACAGGTCGTCAACGTCGCGGCCGACCATCATCGAAACGATTTGATCGTCACTGACATCGGCGATTTTTCCGCTGCCCACATTCTCGCCATCGCGGAGCACCGAGTAGGTATCGGCGACCTCGCGAACCTCTTCCAGAAAGTGGCTGATGTAGACGATTCCCATGCCGGAATTCTTCAACCGGTGGATGATTTGAAACAATCGGGCCACATCTTGTTGCGGCAGGGAACTGGTGGGTTCGTCGAACAGAATGATCCGCGCGTTGCTGGCCAGGGCTCGAGCGATTTCGAGCAGCTGTTGGGTGGCGACGGATTGTTCGCCGACATTGGCTCGGGGGTCCAAGCTGCCTAGGC from Roseimaritima ulvae includes these protein-coding regions:
- a CDS encoding sugar ABC transporter ATP-binding protein; translation: MDDTLLHVAGISKRFGPTHALRDVTLEIRGGETLALIGENGAGKSTLLKVLSGAHRADSGQMSIAGKPYNPHGPSDARHQGVAMIYQELNLAPDLSVEDNLLLGQPGTGAGLLMRKVQRNRVREALDTVGLGSLDPRANVGEQSVATQQLLEIARALASNARIILFDEPTSSLPQQDVARLFQIIHRLKNSGMGIVYISHFLEEVREVADTYSVLRDGENVGSGKIADVSDDQIVSMMVGRDVDDLYPSVPHEPGDAWVDVQQLQGLPYPRAVDLSLRRGEIFGIAGLVGAGRTELLRALFALDSGCQGSVTVDGRGIAKSVKARMRAGFGLLSEDRKNEGLAQDLSIIENITLGSLKPYTKAGFINLGKRNQVAAELMSKVEVKAASAGQAVSELSGGNQQKVAIARILHQHADILMMDEPTKGIDVGTKAEIYRMMGQLAAEGKTIVFVSSYLPELLAVCDRIGVMARGQLRDVRSADDWTADDIMAAAIAIDDLPQTTTTTGLEA